GTTGCCAAGATACCCGACCGGATCAAGCAAGAGGTGTACATACAGGAGTGCGCCAGAATGCTGCAGGTCTCTGAAGCGGTGCTGTACGATACCTTGGCCCAAATAACCCGAAAAGGTATTTCTGATGCGGCGAAAAAATTAAAACAGCTACAACAGGCCTTTGAGGTGGTCAAAAACGAGGAACCTGTTGAAAAGGTAGATGTACAGTACGAGCTTGAAAAGAAAATAATTCAGATGCTATTGCTCTACGGCAACCAAAAGCAAGAGTTTGAAGATCTTGTGCTCAAAGAAAACGAGGAAGGTGATTTGGTCTTGCAGCCAGAGATTGTGGAAGCCAAGGTATACGAAAAAATATATTTGGCCCTTCAAGAGGATGAAATTGAGTTGAGCAATGAAGATTTTAAGGCCGTGTACTACAAATTGATAGAGGAATTGAACGAGAATGATGACTTTAACCTGAATGAGTTCATGACCAGATTGGACCAAGATTTTGTGAACGAACTCTCCTCGCTTCTCATGGAAGAAGAAAAGTACACCCTCCATGATTGGGAACGCAGGGATATCTATCCCAAAGAAAAAGAACAGGGTATCGCGCAATTGGTAGATGAGACCATATTGACCTTGCGTTGCAATTTGATCAAAAATAGAATTGCGCAGCTTCAAAAGAATACCAAAGAGTCGAACGGGGACCATTCAGAGACCTTGGAAGAAATCATGAACTACCTGCAGTTGAACAAGCTGTTGAATGCTAAATTGAGCAGGGTACTTTCCTAACAAGAAAAACCCCAACAAAATTGGGGCTTTTTATAATAACGGTTGAATGTTTCTTAATACAGCTCTAAGGCCTTGGCCTGCTGCAAAAGATCTACCAGATTGTCAACATTCAGCTTTCGCATTAATCTTGCTTTGTAGGTGCTGACGGTTTTTTCGTTTAGATTCAAGCCTTCGGCGACCTCTTTGTTTCGTTTTCCACTGGCCAAGAGCTTAAGCACTTCAATCTCTCTGGTAGAGAGTTTTCTAAAGAATCTACGGGGTTTCCGTGTTCCTTCGTCGAAGGCCAGTCTTTGCGCCAATTCATTGGTAATAAACATGTTGCCTTCGCTTACTTTTCGTATCGCCGATACGATGTAATCTAGATCGGCGGCCTTTGAAAGATAGCCATAGGCTCCTGCCCTTATAGTACTCAGGGCGTACACATCTTCAGATTGCCCACTGTACATCAATACTTTGGCATTGGGGAAATCTTGTTTCATTTTTCTAAGAGTTGCAATGCCATTGATTTCTGGAATATCCATTTCAAGCATTACCACATCAGGGGAAACTTTTTGCAATGTTTCAAAAAGTTCGGTTGTTGAAGACACATCAGCCACTACCTCCATATCTGAAACGGAGTCGAGTACATGCCTGATTCCCAAGCGTACAATTGGATGATTGTCTGCTACTAAGACTTTAATCATTGTGGTAGGTTTTTCTTAATATCATTTGAAAAGACTATGGTAATCTAATGCCTACAAATGATGAGAGGCAATATAGCCATTTCAAGGAACAAATGTGCTTTTTTTTTCTTAAAACCACAGAATTTTTGGGGTTTTAATCGTTTTAAGACGCATATTTCTGGTTAATCTGCTGTTTTTAAGGAATCTGGAATTACGCATACAGGTATGGGAACCATTTTGTGCTTATTGGCCATATTGAATTTTTTGTAAATCTTGAAAACCTCTTGCTGCCTTCCAGAGAAATCTTCAGCCCTTTTTCCTTGTTCATCCATTTTCATGGCCCACTCAAGTTCGGGGTATGAGGCACCTATTTGGTCTTCATCGGTACGATCATCGCCCCAAAGGCCGTCTGTCGGTGGGGCTTGCATAATGTCTTGGTTGATGCCCAAAACGTTTGCCACTTCGTATACTTCGGTTTTCAACAAATCCGCTATTGGGCTCAGGTCTACCCCGCCATCCCCATATTTGGTGTAGAAACCAACGCCAAAGTCCTCGACCTTGTTACCAGTGCCCGCCACCAAATACTTGTTTAGGGCTGCAAAGTAATACAGGGTGGTCATGCGCAATCGAGCCCGGGTATTGGCCAACGACATCAATCTATCCTCTTCGTTTTCGACTTTTGGTAGGGCGGCTATAAGGCTATCGAATACAGGGGTAAGGTTTACGGGCTGCCTTTTTACATTGGGGAAATGTTGCATCAGCCAATCTATATGCCGGTCAGCCCGGGTTACTTGGTTTTCTGCTTGGTGAATGGGCATTTCAACGCAGAGCACTTCCAAGCCGGTCTTGGCGCAGAGGGTTGAGGTGACGGCAGAATCGATGCCCCCGGAAATTCCCACCACAAACCCTTTCATTCGGGCATTGGTCGCATAGTCTTTTAGCCAATTTACAATGTGCTCGATAACCTTTTCAGTTTGCATGAATCTTTTTTTGAAATCAAAAATTTACCTTTGTGCCCTGTAAATTTAAATGCTGGACCCCAAAAAATGAAGCAGGGTACGAAATACTTTCTTTTTGTGAGTTTTGTTTTGCTCTTGGCGGCATGTCGGCAAGAGGACAAACGAGCGGCCGAGATTGCCAAAACTCCGATAGCGCTGGAGATTGCGCGTTTTGATCTTGCGTTTGACAATGCTACGCCCGATAGCCTGCAGAGTCTGAAGGGCGCATATCCCTACTTGTTTCCTAAGGGTACGCCCGATTCGGTCTGGGTGGCCAAGATGCATGATACGCTACAGCAACAGTTGGCCGATGAGGTTCAAAAGGCTTTTGATGATTTCGATGATGTTGAAAGGGGTATACGGAGTTTGTTCCAACATGTCAAATATTATTACCCAGAATCGCAGGTGCCGAAGGTGGTTACCCTTATCTCAACAGTTCGCTACGAGGATAGGATAATTTTGACAGATTCGCTCTTGCTGATCGGCCTTGACAACTATTTGGGGAAAGACCACTTTTTCTACAAAGGCCTGTCGAACTACATTGCCCTAGGGTTGGACAAAAAGTATTTGTTGTCAGATATCGCCAGTGCCTTTGCCAAAAAGGTCAACCAGTACCCTAGAAACCGTTCCTTTTTATCGCGAATGGTGTATTATGGTAAAGAACTTTATATAAAGGATAAGCTGCTACCTGATATTCCTGATGCCCAAAAAATAGGTTATACCCCAGAGCAAATGCAATGGGCCAAAGAAAACGAAGAGCAGATTTGGCGGTTTTTTATTGAAAGGGAACTGCTATACAGTACCGATTCGAAGTTGGACAAGCGATTTTTGGATCCTGCCCCTTTTTCAAAGTTCGGGCTTGAGCTTGACAACGAATCACCGCCCCGGTTGGGACGCTACATGGGCTGGCAGATTGTAAGGGCCTATATGGAAAAAAATGATGTGACCCTGCAGCAACTCTTGGCCTTGCCCGCTGACGAAATTTTCAAAAAATCTAATTACAAACCCAGACGATAGATGGCAGTAGTACATACTTCAGAAATAACTTTAAAGGTAGGGCTCGACGAAAACCGCGTGCCTGAAGAGTTGACTTGGTCGGCAGAAGATGGTGGTGTCGACAACGAAGAAGCAAAAGCCATGTTGCTGTCGGTTTGGGACAGCAAGAACAAAGAATCGCTCAAAATAGATCTTTGGACCAAGGATATGCCGGTTGAAGAGATGAAGATTTTCTTTCACCAGACCCTGATGACCATGGCCGATACCTTTATGAAGGCCACCCAAGATGAAAAAATGACGGCCACCATGAAAGACTTCTGCGATTATTTTGCCGAAAAGTTGGAATTGAAGTAGCTTTTTCGTACCGCGAAGTTGAATGGTTTGGTAGAGTGTTTTTTAGTTTTTGGCCCTTACTTGTCGGTAATAGCTCCAGCCAATTAAAAATATCAATGCCAATTGGATCAATCTGTGTATCCAAATATTCAATTCAAAACCAAAAAATCCACCTGTTTTTTGGTCGGTTACGAATCCATAGATCAAATCTGAAATTAAAATAAGCCCTGCGATTATATAAAGTACTTTTTTCATATTTCTAGTAGTGTGGTTTGCAACAAACGGCAACCTGTTTACATCAGTTCACGGTTTGGCCACTTTTATAATGCCAGTATATCAGCATTGACGCAAGCCCAATATAGGCAAACCATGTGCGCGAATTGGTCAAAACCCAGTATCGAATAGAAGATACGTCGTTTGCCGTGGTATTTTGCGGCCAGCTTGCTTGTGAAAAAATCGGTGATAAAATGTAGTAGCCCGTTGATGACCGCGTAGCCCAAGGCTATTTGCCACGAAAAGACCAAATTGCAGAACACAAGCAGCACAGCGGTATAGACCAAAATGTGCAGCGATAGCCATTTGAGGCTATGGTGCTTTTTCA
This portion of the Flagellimonas lutaonensis genome encodes:
- a CDS encoding response regulator transcription factor; the encoded protein is MIKVLVADNHPIVRLGIRHVLDSVSDMEVVADVSSTTELFETLQKVSPDVVMLEMDIPEINGIATLRKMKQDFPNAKVLMYSGQSEDVYALSTIRAGAYGYLSKAADLDYIVSAIRKVSEGNMFITNELAQRLAFDEGTRKPRRFFRKLSTREIEVLKLLASGKRNKEVAEGLNLNEKTVSTYKARLMRKLNVDNLVDLLQQAKALELY
- the gldB gene encoding gliding motility lipoprotein GldB yields the protein MKQGTKYFLFVSFVLLLAACRQEDKRAAEIAKTPIALEIARFDLAFDNATPDSLQSLKGAYPYLFPKGTPDSVWVAKMHDTLQQQLADEVQKAFDDFDDVERGIRSLFQHVKYYYPESQVPKVVTLISTVRYEDRIILTDSLLLIGLDNYLGKDHFFYKGLSNYIALGLDKKYLLSDIASAFAKKVNQYPRNRSFLSRMVYYGKELYIKDKLLPDIPDAQKIGYTPEQMQWAKENEEQIWRFFIERELLYSTDSKLDKRFLDPAPFSKFGLELDNESPPRLGRYMGWQIVRAYMEKNDVTLQQLLALPADEIFKKSNYKPRR
- the gldC gene encoding gliding motility protein GldC; the encoded protein is MAVVHTSEITLKVGLDENRVPEELTWSAEDGGVDNEEAKAMLLSVWDSKNKESLKIDLWTKDMPVEEMKIFFHQTLMTMADTFMKATQDEKMTATMKDFCDYFAEKLELK
- the nadE gene encoding NAD(+) synthase — its product is MQTEKVIEHIVNWLKDYATNARMKGFVVGISGGIDSAVTSTLCAKTGLEVLCVEMPIHQAENQVTRADRHIDWLMQHFPNVKRQPVNLTPVFDSLIAALPKVENEEDRLMSLANTRARLRMTTLYYFAALNKYLVAGTGNKVEDFGVGFYTKYGDGGVDLSPIADLLKTEVYEVANVLGINQDIMQAPPTDGLWGDDRTDEDQIGASYPELEWAMKMDEQGKRAEDFSGRQQEVFKIYKKFNMANKHKMVPIPVCVIPDSLKTAD
- a CDS encoding DUF3307 domain-containing protein gives rise to the protein MDFIVLLLAHWVGDYLLQTNNMALKKHHSLKWLSLHILVYTAVLLVFCNLVFSWQIALGYAVINGLLHFITDFFTSKLAAKYHGKRRIFYSILGFDQFAHMVCLYWACVNADILAL